In the genome of Lathyrus oleraceus cultivar Zhongwan6 chromosome 4, CAAS_Psat_ZW6_1.0, whole genome shotgun sequence, the window TGTGAATTAGAACAGAATGACAATCAGATAGTGATTATCCGATGCAATCCGAATTGTAGTGAATACTGTCATACTCAAATGAGATCAATCCGCTATGAACAGTTATGGCTGATTGTCATTATGTGTGAAAAGAATTGATATCAATACATTTGGAATTTTGCCTTTGTTTTCTCAAAAACCTCTTCTGCAATCATGGCCTCATTACCATCAGCTCTTTTAATTTCCAACGTTGCTTTCTGGTAGAATCCAGTACCTCGCAATGCATCTGCAATAAAATCGTCAAACCCAATAGCGATTGCTGCCTCTGCCTTTGCTCCATAAACCAATCTCTGTTTAAGAAGAATATTGTAATAAGTTATGCTCAAAACAGGACAACGTTGATACAAATGAGACATATAGGAAAACAGGTGATTCTATGTTCTAACCTACCTTAATCCGCGAGAGGTGGATTGCACCAAAGCACATGGGGCAGGGTTCACAAGAAGCATATATTTCACAATCTGAAAGTTCTATCTGCTTAAGCTTCTTACAAGCCTGTGAATTGAAAGCACTGCATCAATCATATTTTTGTTTACCATTGCATAAACTTTGCTACAACCTATGCATTAAAAAAAAGGAATACAAAATAACATACAAATTTTTTAGTTTGTTTTTTAATTTAAGAGCTTATAAAGTCTGTGCTAGCCTTTCAAATAAATCAAGAGTGATATAAAGCTGGGAATCTAATTGATATCTAACCATTAACCTGTTGTTTAAAACGAGGCAACAAGATGTTAAATTCTGGTAGCAACTATTTCTTTTTTCTACCGTTAAATGCTGCAGCATTTTCATCTGAGTCATATCTAGATATTAAAACTTAAACAGATAAAGCACCCTATGGTGACGTGAGAATAGCATCGTGTACTATATGTGCCCTAATATCATGTAAAATCTTTCCGAAGCATATATCTAATAAATTCAACAACAGTTACAAGAGTTCTTGCCACTTTCCAGCAAGAGCTTACTAAAACTAAAGGATAATGGCACCCACAAGATATGGATCATGTGCTACATGCATCGGATCTTATAATTGAGTATCAGATTCAAGAATAAAACCCCTTTTATATTTCTTGCATATACCAAACCTAACATATGTTGAAAACCCTTATTTGACCAATGACATCTTCAAATTGATCATTTCAAAAACTGTTCTTGTGAGAATAAAAAAGACAGTAAAAAATCATCTTAATTAGTGGCTAGACTGTTGTTCTTAATAAGCTTAATTTATAGAGTTGACCAAAGATTGAATAGTATCTTTTGTAGCAGTGTCTGTCATGTTGATGTTTTTAATCTATCGATCTTATCAGGCCAAAGCTTTTAAGTTCTTAATTCATAGATCTCCtaagttaaaatattaaaatagCT includes:
- the LOC127138759 gene encoding guanosine deaminase, producing the protein MEEVNVVETKDGTVSVATAFAGHQEAVQARDHKFLRKAVEEAYKGVDCGDGGPFGAVIVHNDEVVASCHNMVLNYTDPTAHAEVTAIREACKKLKQIELSDCEIYASCEPCPMCFGAIHLSRIKRLVYGAKAEAAIAIGFDDFIADALRGTGFYQKATLEIKRADGNEAMIAEEVFEKTKAKFQMY